The Montipora foliosa isolate CH-2021 chromosome 1, ASM3666993v2, whole genome shotgun sequence DNA segment cacttgacGACAAGAAGGTAACTTTGGGCCTATTCATTGACCTATCTAAGGCctttgatacagtaaatcatGAAATTTTGCTCGATAAACTAGAACATTATGGAGTACGTGGTATTGCTTTACAGTGGTTTAAAAGTTATCTTTCTGGTCGGAAACAATTTGTGCAATATAACAGTTACAACTCTTCTTTATTGCAAATTACCTGCGGAGTCCCTCAAGGATCGATTTTAGGTCCCCTGTTATTCTTAGTGTATATAAATGATCTATGTAGTGTATCAAAGGTCTTAGAGATGatattatttgctgatgacactaatatTTTCTATTCGCACACTGATGCTTCGTATCTTATGGAAGTTGTAAATttagaactgaaaaagataacttGTTGGTTTTATACAAATAAGCTATCAATCAATGTTAAGAAATCTAATTTTATCATATTCAGACCGAGACAAAACAGGCAAACACTTGATCTAGCTTTTAACATAAGTAATTATTCGATTGATCGGGTTAAGGAAACTACCTTTCTTGGTGTAATTTTGGATGAACATTTAACATGGAAATCACATATACATAATGCTGCACGGAAAGTGTCTAAAGCCGTAGGtataatttataaatcaagTTTTTGCCTTGATAACTCTTCCTTACAGATACTTTATTTCAGCCTTATCTACCCATACTTATTTTATTGCGTGAGCGTCTGGGCATCAACTTACCCATCAAACCTCAGAAGATTAATCACACTTCAAAAGCGGGTCATAAGAATAATGTCGAGGAGTGCTTTCGATGCTCACACTGACCCtctatttaaaaatttaaaaattctaaatcTTGAGAGTATCTACAAATTTCAAGTAGGTAAATTTATGTATCAATACAGATCTGGCTTACTTCCTGATAGCTTCAATAACATGTTCTTGGTGACACACCAGGTGCATTCTTATGGCACTAGAagttcaaagttttttcatttACCACAGTGCAGAACCAATGTAAGAATGTTCTCAATTAGTTTCCAAGGTCCtaaattttttaattctctgaGTTCTGAAATTCGTAATGCAACAAGTACCGCTTCGTTTTGCCGTAAGCTGAAAGCATTCCTCTTAtcttaaatatttattaaaatatatttatatatatatataattttttttttttttttttttccctctctttctctgttttttaACCTAATTATGATCAATATGACTATCTAATTTATCATAAGATTTTTACAGTAGCTCtgccatttttcctcataaaattaaaattctgttcTATTTATTTATCTGAGGGAGCCCATTCTCTATAAGCCTGCTGGCTTcttttgggcttcctcgccatgagattgtaaacagtaagactttttttttttttttcttctctctcttgtACCCCTTATggcgaataaataaatgaatgaaatgaatgaatgaatgaatgaatgaaaagacaatAAATTATCATGAACTCACCAACcaactgtacatgtacactctTTGCCTTCTCTTCCATGCTTGTCTGACGGCTGGTTTGGCTAATATGTCATCCACTGTCGGTCTATATATTACCAAAGGAAAAGTGATTAGGGAACTATCAACATGTGAGAAAATTAcacaaattcaaagaaataaTGATGAACTTTTACGGACCGGTCCAGTCCCTCCGCGGACAGAAAGCACGTTGTTGTTGTGAAGGGAATTCGCGAAGCAAGGATTCAAGTTTGCCATTACTGTGTTAAGAGAAGATATTTAATaaaagtgttgttgttgttacattGGTGGCAGCGGTGGGATTTGCTTACGATGGAGACATGACAGACTCCAGAGGACTTAAACGGTTAACCGCTCAGTTGAAGTCAACAAAGGGAATGCTGTTGTCAACACGTGGAGAATTACGAGCAGCCCTACAATCCCTACAAATACAGGAAGTCAACACAAGAAAGTTTTGGCGGAAATCATAATGCTAAAAGAAAGGGAGCTGAGTGACGAAAGGGAGCATGCTAAGGAAGAGGCAAGGGAAGCTTGGAAGAAGTTAGCAAAGATGGAAGCCCCACTGATTTTCAGGCATTTTTGGACCAGTTCAAAGCCTCTGCGACAATAAACAACTGGAGCAAGGAATAAAAACAGAATCATGTTATTTATAGCATTAATGATCGTGCACGCCTTATTAAGTCTCAGCTCACACTGACTGACAAAAGTTCTTACAGCGGCATGCTCAAGGCActccgtaaaaaaaaaaatggaatgtgTAGATGAGAGAGGAAACCTATAAGACCCCAATTGGTGGCCCTCTATTATGGTCCAGTAGTCACCTCAAGATTGAACAAGACAAAGACACAAATCTCATTTTAGCAATACAGTGGTTGACAGAATGGAAGAGACCCCATTATGAAGGGGTTAAACTCCCCATGGAGTTAAACGGATCAGTTTATTAAACGCTCAGACGTTTCGACACGCACCACAAGAAATTCACAGAAACTTCAGATTCCCTTCCTAAAGTCTGCAACTGGACAGAGATCCTTTTACTACAGGACTGTAAAGATTTGGAATGCGCTGGATCCCTTGCTTAAATTAAGTAGAACATGACAAGAATTTAAACGAAAATTAAAGAGCATTGTATTAAAAGACTTCATGGACAGTACAACGTAACCTAATTATGTAACTTATCATATAGACTTGATTACATTGCTTTTGTAGAtagtaaataattttaattttactttatttttatcCCTTAGCATGTATTCTCTGAAAAGCCTTTTTGGGACGAGAATAAAgattgtatgtatgtatgtatgtatgtatgtatgtatgtatgtatgaagcGACAGGTAGTGAGAGTCATCAGCTGTGTATCCCCCAGCATTTGAGAGGTTATTTGTTGCACAAGTTGCATGATAACTGTGGGCACCTGTCTATACGTAAGACAATAGACATGGCAAGGAAGCCTTTTTACTTGTTTGGCCACACAGAGGACATTGCACTGTACTGCTGTACAAGTTTGCCACACATGCGGTTCTAGAAATGCATAGAAGAGAACATGAAATTCAATGTCAATCTCAGACATTAGAAGGATGTCTACGATGCACATTGTAGAGGGGATGGTAGGCCGTACAACGTTGGTGACCTAGTGTGGATAGAGGAGAAAGTTGTTCCCGCGTGGATGTGCTGGAAGTTCCACTGTCTCTGGTCAGGCCCTTGGAAGGTGCTGAAGGTCAAATCAGATATCACCTATAGAATACGTTTTGAAGGTGTTACCTCAGCCAAGGTAAGACGGAAAACTTCAATCACCTCAAACCGTACTGTGTCAGATCTGCGCAGCTTTAACCTACACACAGCAGCATTGAGGGGGTTGCCAGTCAGCATGCTTGTTCTGAAATTTTGGATGGTTCAGGTGGTTCGCTAGGGGATGTTACAGATGAATCAGTAGGGGACAATACTTGAGCTGCCGATCTCCTTCCTGACGAATCTGCTTACGTTGAGAACCCAGGGACTACTGGCCATTATGTTTCAGACCCCTGTGAACCCACTCAAGAAGATTGTGCCAGTGAAGACCAGGACCACTCAAGACCTCCTTCCGCAGAGGAGTCTTCTTTTACTTGGGTCCCTCTTCCGCAGTGGATGAGATGTTCGGCCTCGACTCAAGGACACCGAGCCTGGACAGGGCGCTTCCTCTTAGGCCAGGACTTTGATACTGCCTTTCCTCCACTAGGGAGGGGCGTATGTAATGTTTTATGACTTTATAATAGGGCCGGTCCAGTCCCCGCACGAACAGGAAagcatgttgttgttgtgaagggaatgggccatttccgagttgatgtttgcctcggtttcgaattgagtcttggtgctcaactattgaaagggaaatgtgTTTGATTTGCATACAAATGCGCACCTCTTTTCCGTTTGAATGGTtctgcaccaggactcgctttgaaactgaggcacggagcaactcggaaatgggctatccACCGTGTTAAGAGAAgatattattttaataaaagaatgttgttacaaagtaaataataataatcacaatTATCATACTTAAGCAGTATTTAAAGAATTACATGTATTGTTATAATCAGTGCCAAGCTGGGTAATTCAAGCACCTTTTCTGAGGTAGAGGGTCCATCATCCATGAAATCAGTCTTTTCAGGTCTGAAGAAAAACCTATTGAGACCaagttaaacaaaataataagtACTTGAGAGAGAAAGGGGAAAAAGGTAACCTGCAAAAATGAATCAGCATTAATAATATGCTTGAGAGTAAGGGTAGCCACAAGGACTCTTACGCAGTTAATCTCAGTCATCAAGATTAAtgaaacattattttattttagtttctaaaaaaactgtggtgctgtgtcagtGGGGAGTGATGCATGACAAATTTGTATCAAATGAGTTGATGAAAGTAAATTCTCaatctcattaataattcagttAATAAGCCCATTGCATCGGCCCATTCTGGTCACGGGGACGAGTTTGAAACCCAATGAAACACTACTTGTTGATTCactaaatgaatttcaaacaaatGTGGTTTGAAATCCATAATTTCAAACAATAGCCttctcaaaaatattttgtggAGCAGGCCAGTAGCCACTGGCACCACAACAAGCACCTCCATTCTACTAACTTACTCCACAAAATCTTCACCTTCTTTCCTTTGCAGTTTGGCAAAGTAAGAGGTAATTTGGGAAGAAAGTATAGCTTTTCACTTTCGATTGACTGCCATTAGAAGTTCCtaaatattcttttctttcGACTGACTGATGAAGTGAGCTGACaattttatttaacaaaaaagTGTCCTCACTTTTATCTGATCAAACAATGCTGGGCTGCTTGGTCTTCTTATACCGAGAGGAATGCAGGGTTCGACACCTGGCTACCTGCATTACTAGCCACCGGACTAGTGATTTCTAGAATTTACTAGCCCGAAGCAAAACTTGGTAGCCCGGATCAATTTCCCTCGAGGTCTACTTCAACCCCAAACACGCAAACCTTACTCTAAACTTACTGGCATTTTTTCTTCCATTGTGATAACAATGTGTTATTAAGGAAAAAGCTAACAAAATGTTCGTTTCACATTCACTTGTGCACGTGGCGAAGGCTAACTGTAGAATGCCAGTGCACAAGCCATGGGAAGCTCGCTTTCCACGATGGATTAAAAGTTCTCTTTCTCTAAGTGCTCTCATAAATCTTACTGCTTTCCTATCTACTCGTACTTTCAGTTTCGGCCGCTTTCCCCTTTTTACATGGTGGCGCCTCGTAATTTGTCAAAAATCGCTCCATCTTCACAATCGCTTCAAGTGCGAAGCGATGGTGCGAGGCGATATGCAAGGCATCACAACATTGGTAGGGAGAAGACTGGGGAAGACATTAACCGTTAAGCTCAGAGTCTGGGAACTACCGATGTTTACGAAGGACACGCAAGATAAAAAAGACGCCAGAAGATGATAGATtatgttttctttgtaaaattattggtattatcgttacattttaaactttcttgtttttttaatcaactgtgACCTTCAAACTAAAACTAATCATATCtaatttatttccatttttctaCTAGCCAGCGGGCTATTAAACATGGTTTTTTACTAGCCCGACACAATTTTTACTAGCCTCGGGCTACCGGGCTAGCGGAGATCTCGAACCCTGGGAATGAGAGAAAGGAGAGGAAGGTGGCTGGACtacatagaccttattcataaatggcggtcaatttataattcttttgtcgaagtgcaaattagcctaccacgcctcgataccctacagtgaattgaaaagaattcttgctctaaaatgaggcttggtaggctaatttgcacgtggacaaaagaattataaatgtgaccgccatttatgaataaggtctattataTTTCCAAATAAACTATTAGAAATGGCTGCTAGCatagtttcaccttctcttaCACTAATCTTTGGTAAATCGATTGAGACTGCAGGTATCTTTCCAGATGAGTGGAAATTGGCAAGAGTGACTCCTATTTTCAAAAAGGGCAAAAGGGATGACCCCAACAATTATCGACCAATATCGTCATACCGACTGTTgccaaaacaattgaaaaatgtgttattttgaTCATTACACAGTACTCTTACTGCGCTGGTTGATGCTGTAAACAGCTGGTCTGTTAATATTGACAATGGCCTTGTCAGCGGTGTAGTTTCCATTGTTCTTAAAAAGGCTGTCAACACCACTGACCATAATAGTCTTTTACGGAAGCTCCATGTATATGGTGTTGACACAATCAGTATTAAGTGGTTTGAGTCTTATTTTTTCCAAGGAAGTCAAAGATGTCGTCTTGCTGGCCAGTTGTCTAATACTGCACCGGTTTCTTGTGGCATCCCACAGGGTAGCAACCTTGGACCACTTTTATTCCTACATGTAGTTTATATCAACGATCTGCCAAATTGCCTTAGGTTGACCCCCCAAGgatatttgctgatgatactaacataaCCTTTGCTGGCAGCACATTGACTGATCTTGAGAATGGTTTAAACTCAGAGTTAAGAAGTCTTAATTAATCTATGGCCTATTTCCAACAAACTGAGTTTGAAAGTTGCAAAGACCGAATTTATGGTTATATAGGGTCAAAGCAACGTTTACATTCATTCTCTGACAATCAAATAAACATTGAGATCGATGCCAAGTTAATCACTAAAGTTAAAGAAGCTAAATCACTAGTTGTGATAATTGACGAACACTTCTCATCGTCTAATCAATACATATAGGTGAACTTAGAAGATATCTTCAGCTATAGGCATCCTTAAACGTATAAGACCATACATCTCAGAGTGCACTGCTCTCCAAATCTATCAAGCGCTGACCTACCCCACTTTGACTATTGTAGCTCTGTTTGGGGTGACTGATTTTTCAAAACTGAGTGCAAGGCCTTCATGGGATTTCCAAATGCAAGAAAACCTTTAAACCACTCGGCCGGCGGCCTTgtggtttcaaatgttttcttgcATTTGGAAATCCAATGAAGCACttgcactcgtttttgaaaaatattactTAACCAACATTACAACGATTTAAGAGCTGACATTTTAGTGTTAGCCCTCCTTCTGTTAAAGGGGTTGTGTCAAACATTTGAGCCAAATTCAGCAGGtggaaactggcaaccaaatcaagtgaAACATAGAAAACTACTAAGaacattaaccctttcactcccaagagtgacacttatagattttactctgtctaatgccagacgattttactcgtcaatggtgaaccccacaggagtgaaagggttaaaagcaAGGTTTGGTtaaaaaacagcaaatgcaaaaggaggcagggatgggcaaaattgaagaaaactAGAATGGATTGTGattggggtttttgaaaactgttgatctctgttgtttgtaactttaaTTATTATGAGTGCTTGACAGACATTTTTTCCTCACGAGGCCTTGGCTTTATTGAGTCAACGTTAAGTTGTATAGCAAGAAGGGGCAAATAAAATGGTAAAATGCcacaaaatgaactgcactGCCCATGACACGAGGATCCTTTCTCATAATCCTACCACAGAGTCATTTTTAATAACAAGCACCTGAAGTTGCTGAGTTCACAAACTTTAGACAAGTAAGATGATATCGCTATTAGCAAACCTTGTGTAAACACCTGAGGGAGTTGTCCATTCCTGAGTTGCTGCCACGTGTTGCCACCTCGGGGTAAgtcaagatcacttgctaactCTAAAATGGTTATTCCGAGGCTGACAAGCATATagagaaaaacaacaataatttatgCTGTTGTCATGATGATGGCTTGACAGTCCCAAATAATTCTATGATTTACATTAAACTTAAACCAGACCcatttaataaattattgttattattaattatgtttgcataaaaataaatgttattgtaaaataattattacaatttgaGTTAAGAAGATAAAGGGCAAACAAAGGTtcacattaataataattacttacCTAAATATATCAGCACTCTTTGTAAAGCTTCCCTGCATTAACTCTGGAGCAAGGTATTTAGGGTCGCCTTCCAAAGCTTGAGCTGTATCAcactaattaaaataaaatattgcaCTTTCAAACTGCTGTTGTATATGTAGTTAAATGAAGGCTTATCAGTTGAATAGTCTGATATTCAACAAGTACAGATGGGCAACTGTATTATTGTAATATTCCAAAGTGGCTTTTCCAAGAGGAAAAATGTCTGCCATCATAATCCCAACAAGCTCCGAGCTATAAGAGGTTGTCAAGGAGGATACACTGTAACAGCTGCTATTTCCACAACTCAAGGTTCAGCTGAAAATAAAAAGTACTCACTTTTGACAACTCCAAGACCAGCCCAAAATCACCTATTTTACACAATCCATCCAAACCAATAAAAAGGTTTGCTGGTTTAATATCCATGTGGACCATGTCATTATCATGAAGATGTTTGAGcccctggaaaacaaaaatcataaCTCAAGCTCAGATTATGACTATTTTTTGATTAACACGATAAAATTACTTACTTAGGTACTTCTGAGTAGGGGACAGGTGACAGACTGTCTGTAACATCCAGGAGCATGTGCTATAAAGACAGCTCCTAGGTAGAGATGGCTTTCACAGTTAACAGCATGGAAGACAGCAGGGCTGTAGATAAGAATTTCTATAGGCGGGAATGGGGACATTATAGCCGGGTATGATGGGCCAGAGGCCCATTTAATCATGCCCTAGGAACGATTCACCTACAGGGTTCCAGGGGCATGCATCTgctgaaaattaattttgaaaatctAGACTCTTGgaaacaagttttccttgattttggtGCAAAATTGATCCCATTTTAGGCATTTGGAACGTTTCCCAGTGAACACAGATAAACAGATTTCCCACAATAAAGCTTCAGTAAACTGAGTGTCCACATTTTTGATGTTGAGGTTTATTAGTTTAACTTAACTTAGAACTGGAAGTGATGAAGCTTCTTTCGACAATCTCAGCTGGTTGTCTGGAACTTGTTGTGTTACTTTAGcccagtttaaaaaaaattattattccatTGACCTCATAATCACTTTTCTTTCCCCTTTTCCCCACCATATTGATGCCAGATTTGGCATTTACTATTTTGCATACATGAGGTGTAAATAGTACTGCTGACACAAAAGAGCCTGCTAATAGAAACACAACTAAAAGAAATGGAGTGTTTGTTTaccagagatgtatccagagtgcgtcattgcgtcctgagatgcactcgttttccttttggaaaACATCCCTGAGACAGGCACCTGTCACACTGATAAGCAGTGAAAAGAGGAGGGAGGGAGGGTCCTAAGCTGCTAATACTCCACAAAATGTTCAATCTTCCTGTCAAAATGTTAGGGATGCGcatttttcattgttaaagctgtAGGTTAAATTGCATTTTGTATACTAACCAAAGTTAAGTCGATGAGAAATTCCCATACAACAGATTCGCAAGTTGAATCAGTTTTCTCCAGATAGTCTTTTAAGCTTGGAGAAAAAATATACATTAACTGACTTAGCAACCACCATTATCACAGTGTTAAAGATGAAGACATGTCTTTGACCAAAACACAACCAAGTTGGACATTGCTGACATGCCAAATTGagtaacagacttaactatGCATAGAAACCCATGGGTATTGATCCAAGGTTAACTCCCTCTAGATTCCATGTGGTGACAATAGCTACATTTTAAAACATGCAGTTAAATACACAAGCTAATACAAtatgtatttgaaataaatgattttGGCACTCTACAACTTCACAGGACATAACTGATATACATGGATGACAACTCAGATGGCCCACAGCTGATCTCAGAACTAGTACTTTCAACAGTAAAAGGAGACACAAGGCTTACTGCTCCTTACAGGCTAATTTGGcactacatgtactgtatgctATAAGCTGTAATTCTACTGTACATGCTGTATGTCAAAGATAACTTTAGCAATCAGCCTGATACAATAAACCCAATCGTGTATATTCACCTCATATCACATAACTCTGTTTGAATGTATAGATGTTGCCTAAAAAAgacaaaatcaaaatttaatgtaaaccGTTCCCTCCTTAGAGTGACACTtctatattttactctgtctaacaccagacaatttacatgtaaatggaGGCCAGATCAGGGATGAATGAGTTATTAAACAACATTTCCTCAGGAGGTAAACAAGTTGTGAATAGGACAAAATACCTTTCTTCCCAAGCCTTGAAAAATCTAACACAGTTACGATGACATTTGAGACTCTCATGTTTGTTGACCTCTTCAAGTTTATACTTCCTGAAAGAACAAAAAGTCAGCAACAAAAACGGATTAAATAATTTATGACTATTTTACTATGATTACATATGTATACAGCCCTTCAGTTTGTTTACCTGTCAGCATCACCGCGAAATTTATCCCTAGACTTTTTTACTGCATATAGACAGCCATCTTCTTTGCTCCTTACTTTAAACACCTTACAAAAAAATAACAGGTTTTTATTGAGTTGCCAATAATTAAAAGAGAATTACTCATTTTTGGCTAACCATTAACAGTGCTTCTTCAGCATCATAATTTGATTGAATGTATAAATACCTCTCCAAATGAACCTGCTCCAAGTCTACTgataacttcaaaacactacaaaagaacaataattattatcattataatccTTTAATGTTTAACAAGTGCCTTAAAATTAAGATAAAGAACAATGTTTCACTGAACACTATTGTGATTTTAATGGTTTAGTATTTCCAAACCTGTTCGAAATAAAGGTCCTTCGACTTCTCGTTATAATGTGGGCTTTTTATTTCTAAGTAAAAAGAGTTAAGGATCCATTTAATGCATTGACATGTCAAAGAACCAAATCATGCCTTCCCAAGAAGCTGTTATGCCTTAAAGAACATGTAAAAAGAGGTCAAACATtttcagacattttttttttttcttttacatctTTGAGCCATCAAAGGTATTTCAATTCGTTTTGAGAGGAAATACAGGAGGGGAGCAAAGAAGGCACAAAAAGTCTTTTTAGCCTAGCAACACTTCGCATGATCATGTTACGTtacatcccctttttttttggttgaccgtcgaatgcgtttcctgatattgggtcggtcgatcagactgaaaaaaaaaataaactcaaaaaaaaaaaatcatacgcattctcggaatcggaggcctggtaccccggcatcatagctgtggagccaggaaaacaacaagacgtgaacccaaaatcaatatggcagaaaagttggcggatgttgtggcaaaattaagacagcgtgggaaaaaggatcaaccaccaaaactcctgtgcgacataaaaatggcttaaaaacgtcgttaacttttttttatttttggaaaatgcccaaaatttgggtcggtcagACGACGCGAAAGggagaaaaaaaggggatggccttaacCAAAATTGGGCACAAACCAATCTTCAAGCTAATAAACACTACAACAACTATACGTTTTGACTAAGCTGTATTTTATTTGCTAATTGTACCGTATGTCAATTTGCATTAGCATTTCGTCTCTGGAACCACTTTATtaagaattcttcatatttttCCAACCATAAGGGCAAAGTATTAGTTTACTATTTTTCCCCTTTTCTCCTTATACTTAAATATTATTCACATCAACAAAAAACACTACAAACGCAACATATTAAATTTCGAGGTTTAAAATATAATAGTAAACTTATAACATAAACAACAAAATGAGGCTGTATAAAGTAACAATGAAGACCTTCCCAAGTGTTGGTGTCTTTATATCTCGATCACACTAGAACTAGATCTGTTATCTACTTCTTTACCATTAGTCTTTATTacatttgtgcagtgttttcgTTAGTTTAACAGACAACTGATCTTTCAGTAACAAGAAGGTAGGCCGATATAATATCAAAATCCATATGACAAAAGTAAGGAATTTGAGAttgttaaagaaattaaaattatttattgagAATACCTTTGACGAACACCTCCAGTCCACTTCCGATTAAGACAGTTTCCCCTCAAAACATTGAACGTAATTAAGCAAATGCGTCGagtttgaattattttttcgAAATTTTAAAGGATACTGTTCCCATTATCTCGAAAACTGACTTGCAAAGCTCCAACGGAATTTGTTCTTGTATGTTTAAATACCCTACTTATCGGCGGTGCAGACTTCACCGGAGCTCGCGGAGGTAAACAATCTTCCTCTAGCACCTTCCTCTGCTGAttatttttcttcggttttctgTGGCTAAATGTCGCTTCGTAGACGATATTAGGTATGGGACGAGGACTCTTGAAAGTTCCCTCCATTATCACTGACACGGTTCAGCTAAAACAGCGAAAATATGCTTCTGTAATGCCATTGCATGCACCCAAAGATAAAATTCCCTGCACTCGGCAAAATGGCCGCTCTTGCAAAATGACGAAGTACAAAATTTGGCGCCAAAAAATGATATCATGGATAAAATTA contains these protein-coding regions:
- the LOC138006835 gene encoding membrane-associated tyrosine- and threonine-specific cdc2-inhibitory kinase-like, translated to MEGTFKSPRPIPNIVYEATFSHRKPKKNNQQRKVLEEDCLPPRAPVKSAPPISRVFKHTRTNSVGALQVSFRDNGNKIKSPHYNEKSKDLYFEQCFEVISRLGAGSFGEVFKVRSKEDGCLYAVKKSRDKFRGDADRKYKLEEVNKHESLKCHRNCVRFFKAWEERQHLYIQTELCDMSLKDYLEKTDSTCESVVWEFLIDLTLGLKHLHDNDMVHMDIKPANLFIGLDGLCKIGDFGLVLELSKCDTAQALEGDPKYLAPELMQGSFTKSADIFSLGITILELASDLDLPRGGNTWQQLRNGQLPQVFTQGFSSDLKRLISWMMDPLPQKRPTVDDILAKPAVRQAWKRRQRVYMYSWLNRTLFSMYISIYAMLVWLWMIILWPFRPLGEFWLPASNASIAKDISFHDDTSFSSDESCNNYSLNDSSGTPNCSISFEEMLTHSFPKPPWHGDGYCSSPVHLTPCSHIDQLKISPSICGERGGITPPFHTSSPENQRYTPPSESRRGRVFADEGYLSKNNVGPRNLLEVFEDAANGPDW